In Oryza sativa Japonica Group chromosome 11, ASM3414082v1, the following are encoded in one genomic region:
- the LOC4350663 gene encoding acetylserotonin O-methyltransferase 1-like: MALIHGSEEVISHEEDMVGAFALLYHHVFSYIKPMALKCAVELGIPDAIHRRGGAATLANIAADTGVHASRLTDLRCLMKLLTTSGMFAATAATTDGGEGEPAVATSTMYTLTAASGLVVGPRGLSTVVRFAAGPVAVSPFFDMHAWLRAAPAAAPPAARSLFELAHGRSRWDAANADNDTMNAHSFVESQLLIEAVLRDHAGVFRGLRSLVDVGGGHGAVAKAIAAAFPDIKCTVMDLPHVVADAPVSDDGNLHLVAGDMFQSIPPADAVLLKYVLHCWGDDDCVRILRNCREAIPAREAGGKVIITELVLGSSAASRDANVAEAEDMHSLFLMCISGVGREEREWRAIFSDAGFGDYKITPVLGPISVIEVYP, encoded by the exons ATGGCGTTAATCCATGGAAGCGAAGAAGTGATCTCCCATGAGGAGGACATGGTCGGAGCCTTCGCGCTGCTCTACCACCACGTGTTCAGCTACATCAAGCCCATGGCGCTCAAGTGCGCCGTGGAGCTCGGCATCCCCGACGCgatccaccgccgcggcggcgccgccaccctgGCCAACATCGCCGCCGATACCGGCGTGCACGCGTCCAGACTCACCGACCTCCGGTGCCTCATGAAGCTGCTCACCACCTCGGGCAtgttcgccgccaccgccgccacgaccgacggcggcgagggcgagcccGCCGTCGCGACGTCGACCATGTACACGCTCACCGCAGCGtccggcctcgtcgtcggcccGCGCGGGCTGTCCACCGTGGTGCGCTTCGCGGCGGGCCCCGTCGCCGTCTCCCCGTTCTTCGACATGCACGCATGGctgcgcgccgcgccggcggcggcgccgcccgcggcgaGGTCGCTGTTCGAGCTGGCGCACGGGCGGTCCAGGTGGGACGCGGCGAACGCGGACAACGACACCATGAACGCGCACAGCTTCGTGGAGAGCCAGCTGCTGATCGAGGCCGTCCTCAGGGACCACGCCGGCGTGTTCCGCGGGCTGCGCTCGCtggtcgacgtcggcggcggccacggcgcggTCGCCAAGGCCATCGCCGCGGCCTTCCCGGACATCAAGTGCACCGTGATGGACCTCCcccacgtcgtcgccgacgccccCGTCTCCGACGACGGCAACCTGcatctcgtcgccggcgacatgTTCCAATCCATTCCACCAGCGGACGCTGTTCTACTCAAA TACGTGTTGCACTGCTGGGGAGACGACGACTGCGTGAGGATTCTCCGGAACTGCAGGGAGGCGATCCCGGCGAGGGAGGCCGGAGGGAAGGTGATCATAACGGAGCTGGTGCTgggctcgtcggcggcgtcgcgcgACGCCAacgtggcggaggcggaggacaTGCACAGCCTCTTCCTCATGTGCATCAGTGGCGTCGGGCGGGAGGAGCGCGAGTGGAGGGCCATCTTCTCCGACGCCGGCTTCGGCGACTACAAGATCACGCCGGTGTTGGGCCCTATCTCCGTTATCGAGGTCTACCCGTGA